Proteins found in one Limnohabitans sp. TEGF004 genomic segment:
- the rpsN gene encoding 30S ribosomal protein S14, translating to MAKQALIERELKRDRLVAKYAAKHAELKAIANDFKRSDEERAMARLGLQKLPRNANPTRQRNRCAITGRPRGTFRQFGLGRAKIRELAFQGNIPGITKASW from the coding sequence GTGGCTAAACAAGCATTGATCGAGCGCGAGCTCAAGCGTGACCGTTTGGTTGCAAAGTATGCTGCTAAGCACGCAGAGTTGAAGGCTATCGCCAACGACTTCAAGCGTAGCGATGAAGAGCGCGCAATGGCCCGTTTGGGTCTGCAAAAGCTGCCACGCAACGCGAACCCAACACGTCAACGTAACCGTTGCGCAATCACCGGTCGTCCACGTGGCACGTTCCGCCAATTCGGCCTTGGCCGCGCCAAGATCCGTGAATTAGCCTTCCAAGGCAACATTCCCGGCATCACCAAAGCCAGCTGGTAA
- the rpsH gene encoding 30S ribosomal protein S8: protein MSMSDPIADLLTRIRNAQMVAKPTVMVPSSKVKIAIAQVLKDEGYIDGFQIKKDAGKTELEITLKYYAGRPVIERIERVSRPGLRVYKGCGAIPQVMNGMGVAIVTTPQGVMTDRKARATGVGGEVLCYVA from the coding sequence ATGAGCATGAGTGATCCAATCGCCGACTTGCTGACTCGCATCCGCAACGCGCAAATGGTGGCTAAACCCACCGTGATGGTGCCTTCTTCTAAAGTGAAGATCGCCATTGCGCAAGTGCTGAAAGACGAAGGCTACATCGACGGTTTTCAAATTAAAAAAGACGCTGGTAAGACTGAGCTTGAGATCACTCTCAAGTACTACGCAGGTCGTCCAGTGATCGAACGCATTGAGCGCGTGAGCCGTCCCGGCCTGCGCGTTTACAAAGGCTGCGGCGCTATCCCCCAAGTCATGAATGGCATGGGTGTGGCAATTGTCACAACACCTCAAGGTGTGATGACTGACCGCAAAGCACGCGCTACCGGTGTCGGTGGCGAAGTGTTGTGCTACGTCGCTTAA
- the rplF gene encoding 50S ribosomal protein L6, whose protein sequence is MSRVGKMPVTVPQGVDVSINNTQISVKGAGGTLSIAANALVKVVNEAGQVTFAPADDSREANAMSGTLRQLVNNMVTGVTKGFEKKLTLVGVGYKAAAQGSKLNLAVGYSHPVNIDMPEGIKVETPAPTEILIKGADRQRVGQVAAEIRAVRPPEPYKGKGIRYSDEKITIKETKKK, encoded by the coding sequence ATGTCCCGAGTAGGAAAAATGCCTGTGACCGTCCCCCAAGGTGTGGATGTGTCTATTAACAATACCCAAATCAGTGTGAAGGGCGCAGGCGGTACGCTGTCGATCGCTGCTAATGCATTGGTGAAGGTTGTCAACGAAGCTGGCCAAGTGACATTCGCGCCTGCTGATGATTCTCGTGAAGCGAACGCCATGAGCGGTACTTTGCGTCAATTGGTCAACAACATGGTGACTGGTGTGACCAAAGGCTTCGAGAAAAAGCTGACTTTGGTAGGTGTGGGTTACAAAGCTGCTGCGCAAGGTTCTAAATTGAACTTGGCAGTGGGCTACTCTCACCCAGTCAATATCGATATGCCTGAAGGTATCAAGGTTGAGACGCCAGCCCCAACTGAAATCCTGATCAAAGGTGCTGACCGTCAACGCGTCGGTCAAGTGGCTGCTGAGATTCGTGCTGTTCGTCCCCCTGAGCCTTACAAAGGCAAGGGCATCCGTTATTCGGATGAGAAGATCACGATCAAAGAGACCAAGAAGAAATAA
- the rplR gene encoding 50S ribosomal protein L18, producing MLTKKEQRLRRARQTRIRIANQGVARLMVNRTNLHIYATVVSACGTKVVATASSAEADVRKQLGATGKGGNVNAAQVIGKLIAEKAKKAGVEKVAFDRSGFAYHGRVKALADAAREAGLQF from the coding sequence ATGTTGACCAAAAAAGAGCAGCGACTCCGCCGGGCACGTCAAACACGTATTCGCATCGCCAACCAAGGCGTTGCACGTTTGATGGTGAACCGCACCAACTTGCACATCTATGCGACAGTTGTTTCCGCTTGCGGCACGAAAGTCGTGGCGACAGCATCCTCAGCAGAAGCCGATGTGCGCAAGCAACTGGGCGCAACAGGCAAAGGCGGCAACGTCAATGCAGCGCAAGTGATTGGCAAGCTGATCGCTGAAAAAGCGAAAAAAGCTGGCGTCGAAAAAGTGGCGTTTGACCGTTCAGGTTTTGCTTACCACGGTCGCGTCAAGGCTTTGGCCGACGCAGCCCGCGAAGCTGGCTTGCAGTTCTAA
- the rpsE gene encoding 30S ribosomal protein S5, with product MAKFQAKAQGDGPEDGLREKMIAVNRVTKVVKGGRILGFAALTVVGDGDGRVGMGKGKSKEVPAAVQKAMEEARRNMTKVTLKNGTIHHKVHGRHGAANVMMIPAPKGTGIIAGGPMRAVFEVMGITDIVAKSHGTSNPYNMVRATLDALNNSTTPSEVAAKRGKNIEEIFA from the coding sequence ATGGCTAAATTTCAAGCTAAAGCGCAGGGTGACGGTCCAGAAGACGGACTCCGCGAAAAAATGATCGCGGTCAACCGCGTCACCAAAGTGGTTAAGGGCGGCCGTATTCTCGGTTTCGCAGCTTTGACTGTGGTTGGTGACGGCGATGGCCGCGTGGGCATGGGCAAAGGTAAATCGAAAGAAGTGCCAGCTGCTGTCCAAAAAGCGATGGAAGAAGCCCGTCGCAACATGACCAAAGTCACTTTGAAAAACGGCACGATTCACCACAAGGTGCACGGTCGTCACGGTGCTGCAAACGTCATGATGATCCCCGCACCTAAGGGTACCGGCATCATCGCAGGCGGTCCAATGCGCGCTGTGTTCGAAGTGATGGGTATTACTGACATCGTGGCAAAAAGCCACGGTACATCAAACCCATACAACATGGTTCGTGCAACCTTGGATGCTTTGAACAATTCCACGACGCCTTCAGAAGTGGCGGCTAAGCGTGGCAAAAACATCGAAGAAATCTTCGCTTAA
- the rpmD gene encoding 50S ribosomal protein L30: protein MTTPQTVKIQLVRSPIGTKESHRATVRGLGLRKLNSVSELQDTPAVRGMINKISYLVKVL from the coding sequence ATGACTACCCCTCAAACTGTGAAGATCCAATTGGTGCGTAGCCCAATTGGCACCAAAGAATCGCACCGCGCCACCGTTCGTGGCTTGGGCTTGCGCAAACTGAATTCTGTGAGCGAGTTGCAAGACACGCCAGCAGTGCGCGGCATGATTAACAAGATCAGCTATCTGGTCAAAGTGCTGTAA
- the rplO gene encoding 50S ribosomal protein L15 — MELNNITHAPGAKHAKRRVGRGIGSGLGKTAGRGHKGQKSRSGGYHKVGFEGGQMPLQRRLPKRGFKSTTLKYNDEVTLADLQQLGAAEVDMLTLKAAGLVASIARVVKVVKTGELTTAVKLNGIGATAGAKAAIEAAGGSVA; from the coding sequence ATGGAACTCAATAACATCACCCACGCACCTGGCGCAAAACACGCCAAGCGTCGCGTTGGTCGCGGTATCGGCTCTGGCCTCGGCAAGACTGCTGGTCGTGGTCACAAAGGTCAAAAGTCTCGTTCAGGCGGCTACCACAAGGTTGGTTTCGAAGGCGGTCAAATGCCTTTGCAGCGTCGTTTGCCTAAGCGCGGCTTCAAGTCCACCACTTTGAAGTACAACGACGAAGTGACATTGGCTGACTTGCAACAACTCGGCGCTGCTGAAGTTGATATGTTGACATTGAAGGCCGCTGGCCTCGTGGCATCTATCGCTCGTGTCGTCAAGGTTGTGAAGACTGGCGAATTGACGACTGCTGTCAAGCTCAATGGTATCGGTGCTACTGCTGGTGCCAAAGCTGCGATCGAAGCCGCTGGCGGCTCCGTCGCTTAA
- the secY gene encoding preprotein translocase subunit SecY produces MATTSPSIGNNDKFGDLRRRLVFLLLALVVYRVGAHIPVPGINPDQLQQLFKGQQGGILSLFNMFSGGALSRFTVFALGIMPYISASIIMQLLTYVLPSLEQLKKEGEAGRRKITQYTRFGTLGLALFQSMGIAMALEASAGLVNVPGFGFRMTAMVSLTAGTMFLMWLGEQITERGLGNGISILIFAGIAAGLPGSIGGLLELVRTGAMSILAAIIIVVVVALVTYFVVFVERGQRKILVNYARRQVGNKVYGGQSSHLPLKLNMAGVIPPIFASSIILLPATIVSWFSSGDSMLWLKDISAALAPGQPVYVMLYAAAIVFFCFFYTALVFNSRETADNLKKSGAFVPGIRPGDHTAKYIDKILVRLTLAGAVYITFVCLLPEFMILKYNVPFYFGGTSLLIIVVVTMDFMAQVQNYMMSQQYDSLLKKASFKTTL; encoded by the coding sequence GTGGCTACTACCTCTCCATCGATCGGTAACAACGACAAGTTCGGCGACCTCCGTCGCCGACTGGTCTTCTTGCTGCTCGCCTTGGTGGTTTACCGCGTGGGCGCCCATATTCCTGTGCCCGGCATCAACCCTGACCAATTGCAACAATTGTTCAAGGGTCAGCAGGGCGGCATTTTGAGCCTGTTCAACATGTTCTCGGGTGGCGCTTTGTCGCGCTTTACCGTGTTCGCGTTGGGCATCATGCCTTACATCTCTGCATCGATCATCATGCAGTTGCTGACTTATGTGTTGCCCTCTTTGGAGCAGCTTAAAAAAGAAGGCGAAGCAGGTCGTCGCAAGATCACTCAGTACACACGTTTTGGTACTTTGGGCTTGGCTTTGTTCCAGTCCATGGGTATTGCCATGGCGTTGGAAGCATCAGCCGGTTTGGTCAACGTGCCAGGCTTTGGTTTCCGCATGACAGCCATGGTCAGCTTGACCGCAGGCACCATGTTCTTGATGTGGTTGGGTGAACAAATCACTGAGCGTGGTTTGGGTAACGGTATCTCTATCTTGATTTTTGCTGGTATCGCAGCAGGCCTGCCCGGTTCAATCGGTGGCTTACTCGAGCTGGTGCGCACAGGTGCTATGAGCATCTTGGCTGCCATCATCATTGTTGTTGTTGTGGCTCTGGTCACTTACTTCGTGGTGTTTGTTGAGCGCGGTCAGCGCAAAATCTTGGTGAACTATGCACGTCGCCAAGTGGGTAACAAAGTGTATGGCGGTCAATCGTCTCACTTGCCCCTCAAGTTGAACATGGCGGGTGTGATTCCTCCTATCTTCGCTTCGTCCATCATTCTGTTGCCTGCAACTATCGTGAGCTGGTTCAGCTCAGGCGATAGCATGCTTTGGCTAAAAGATATTTCTGCAGCACTTGCACCTGGACAGCCTGTCTACGTGATGTTGTATGCAGCTGCAATTGTTTTCTTTTGCTTCTTTTACACTGCCTTGGTCTTTAACAGCCGAGAAACAGCGGATAATCTGAAGAAGAGTGGTGCTTTTGTCCCGGGTATTCGTCCCGGCGACCACACTGCCAAATACATCGACAAAATTTTGGTTCGACTCACGCTCGCAGGCGCCGTGTACATCACCTTTGTGTGTTTGTTACCTGAGTTCATGATCTTGAAATACAACGTGCCTTTCTACTTCGGTGGTACATCGTTGCTGATTATTGTGGTTGTCACCATGGACTTTATGGCCCAAGTGCAAAACTACATGATGAGCCAACAATATGACTCGCTGTTGAAGAAAGCAAGTTTCAAAACAACGCTCTAA
- the rpmJ gene encoding 50S ribosomal protein L36 has translation MRVSASVKKICRNCKIIRRKGVVRVICTDPRHKQRQG, from the coding sequence ATGAGAGTTTCGGCTTCGGTCAAAAAAATTTGCCGCAACTGCAAAATCATCCGCCGCAAGGGCGTGGTTCGTGTGATCTGTACAGATCCACGCCACAAACAGCGTCAAGGTTGA
- the rpsM gene encoding 30S ribosomal protein S13 has translation MARIAGINIPPHKHAEIGLTSIFGIGRTRARKICEACGIDYAKKIKDLTDSDLEKIRDQIAEFTIEGDLRRETTMNIKRLMDIGCYRGFRHRRGLPMRGQRTRTNARTRKGPRKAAQSLKK, from the coding sequence ATGGCACGTATCGCTGGCATTAACATTCCGCCGCACAAACACGCTGAAATCGGTTTGACATCGATTTTCGGTATTGGTCGCACACGCGCTCGCAAAATTTGCGAAGCATGTGGCATTGATTACGCAAAGAAGATCAAAGATCTGACTGACTCGGACCTCGAAAAGATCCGTGACCAGATCGCTGAATTCACGATTGAAGGTGACTTGCGTCGCGAAACAACAATGAACATCAAGCGTTTGATGGACATCGGTTGCTACCGCGGCTTCCGTCACCGTCGTGGTCTGCCTATGCGTGGTCAACGTACGCGTACCAACGCTCGTACACGCAAGGGTCCGCGTAAAGCAGCCCAGTCGTTGAAGAAATAA
- the rpsK gene encoding 30S ribosomal protein S11, with the protein MAKSPSGAASRVRKKVRKNIADGIAHVHASFNNTIITITDRQGNALSWASSGGQGFKGSRKSTPFAAQVASEVAGRAAVDQGIKNLDVEIKGPGPGRESSVRALAALGIRINSIADVTPVPHNGCRPQKRRRI; encoded by the coding sequence ATGGCTAAATCTCCAAGCGGCGCAGCTTCACGCGTACGTAAAAAGGTTCGTAAGAACATTGCTGACGGCATCGCGCACGTGCACGCGTCGTTCAACAACACCATCATCACCATCACTGACCGCCAAGGCAATGCTTTGTCATGGGCTTCGTCAGGTGGTCAAGGTTTCAAGGGCTCACGCAAGTCCACACCTTTCGCAGCTCAAGTGGCTTCGGAAGTTGCTGGTCGCGCTGCCGTTGATCAAGGCATCAAGAACCTTGATGTCGAGATCAAAGGCCCAGGCCCTGGCCGTGAATCTTCAGTGCGCGCTTTGGCCGCATTGGGCATTCGCATCAACTCGATTGCTGACGTGACTCCAGTGCCGCACAACGGCTGCCGTCCACAAAAGCGTCGTCGTATCTAA
- the rpsD gene encoding 30S ribosomal protein S4 — translation MARYLGPKAKLSRREGTDLFLKSARRSISDKCKFDSKPGQHGRTSGQRTSDFGLQLREKQKVKRMYGVLERQFRRYFAAADRQKGNTGANLLTILETRLDNVVYRMGFGSTRAEARQLVSHKAITVNGHQVNIASYLVKAGDVVAVREKSKKQGRVLEALELAKQVGMPAWVEVNLEKAEGVFKKTPDRDEFAADINESLIVELYSR, via the coding sequence GTGGCACGTTACCTAGGCCCCAAGGCCAAACTCTCACGCCGTGAAGGCACCGACTTGTTCTTGAAGAGCGCACGCCGCTCTATCAGCGACAAGTGCAAATTCGACAGCAAACCAGGCCAACACGGCCGCACATCAGGTCAACGTACGTCTGACTTCGGTTTGCAATTGCGCGAAAAACAAAAAGTCAAACGCATGTACGGTGTGTTAGAACGTCAGTTCCGCCGTTACTTCGCAGCTGCCGATCGCCAAAAAGGTAACACCGGTGCAAACCTGTTGACCATTTTGGAAACACGTTTGGACAACGTTGTGTACCGCATGGGCTTCGGCTCTACACGTGCTGAAGCACGTCAGCTGGTGTCACACAAAGCCATCACCGTGAACGGCCATCAAGTCAACATCGCTTCTTACTTGGTGAAAGCCGGTGACGTGGTTGCTGTGCGCGAAAAGTCTAAGAAACAAGGCCGCGTGTTGGAAGCCCTCGAGTTGGCAAAACAAGTGGGTATGCCTGCTTGGGTTGAAGTCAACCTTGAAAAAGCTGAAGGTGTCTTCAAGAAGACGCCAGACCGTGACGAATTCGCTGCGGACATCAACGAATCTTTGATCGTCGAACTTTACTCGCGTTAA
- the rpoA gene encoding DNA-directed RNA polymerase subunit alpha translates to MQTNLLKPKNIHVEQLGHNRAKVTLEPFERGYGHTLGNALRRVLLSSMVGYAVTEVTIAGVVHEYSSIDGVQEDVVNILLNLKGVVFKMHNRDEVTLSLRKDGEGAVTAADIQVPHDVEIINPEHVIANLSHGGKIDIQLKVETGRGYVPGTVRRYGEEPSKSIGRIVLDAAFSPVSRVSYSVENARVEQRTDLDRLVMEIETNGAISAEDAVRASSKILVEQLAVFAQLEGDAINGIMEAAAPRGGQQFDPILLRPVDELELTVRSANCLKAENIYYIGDLIQRTENELLKTPNLGRKSLNEIKEVLASRGLTLGMKLESWPPAGLERR, encoded by the coding sequence ATGCAAACAAACTTGCTGAAACCAAAAAATATTCACGTCGAGCAATTGGGTCACAACCGCGCCAAGGTTACCTTGGAGCCGTTTGAGCGTGGCTATGGCCACACGTTGGGCAATGCTCTGCGTCGCGTTTTGTTGTCTTCTATGGTTGGCTATGCAGTGACTGAAGTCACCATCGCTGGCGTTGTGCACGAGTACTCGTCTATCGATGGCGTGCAAGAAGATGTGGTCAACATCTTGTTGAACCTCAAAGGCGTTGTGTTCAAAATGCACAACCGCGATGAAGTGACTCTGAGCTTGCGCAAAGACGGCGAAGGCGCTGTGACTGCTGCAGACATCCAAGTGCCTCACGATGTTGAAATCATCAACCCTGAGCACGTGATTGCGAACTTGTCGCACGGCGGCAAGATCGACATCCAACTCAAAGTTGAAACAGGTCGTGGCTATGTGCCAGGTACTGTGCGTCGTTACGGCGAAGAGCCAAGCAAGTCCATCGGACGCATCGTGTTGGATGCCGCTTTCTCTCCCGTCAGTCGCGTGAGCTACAGCGTTGAAAACGCACGTGTGGAACAACGTACGGACCTCGACCGCTTGGTCATGGAAATCGAAACCAACGGTGCCATCTCTGCTGAAGACGCTGTGCGCGCTTCGTCAAAGATCTTGGTTGAGCAACTGGCTGTGTTCGCACAGTTGGAAGGCGACGCCATCAACGGCATCATGGAAGCTGCTGCTCCACGTGGCGGCCAACAGTTCGATCCGATCTTGTTGCGCCCTGTCGACGAGTTGGAATTGACCGTTCGTTCTGCCAACTGCTTGAAAGCAGAAAACATCTATTACATCGGTGATCTGATTCAGCGCACTGAGAATGAGTTGCTCAAGACCCCTAACTTGGGTCGCAAGTCACTCAACGAAATCAAAGAAGTGCTCGCTTCACGCGGCTTGACTTTGGGCATGAAACTCGAAAGCTGGCCACCTGCCGGTTTAGAGCGTCGTTAA
- the rplQ gene encoding 50S ribosomal protein L17 yields MRHGHGLRKLNRTSSHRLAMLRNMMNSLIEHEAIKTTLPKAKELRRVIEPMITLAKEPTVANRRLAFDRLRDRDSVVKLFNELGPRFKTRPGGYTRILKMGFRVGDNAPMAYVELVDRAEVSEASSTETAA; encoded by the coding sequence ATGCGCCACGGACACGGACTTCGCAAACTCAACCGCACTAGCTCACATCGTTTGGCTATGTTGCGCAACATGATGAATTCGCTCATCGAGCACGAAGCCATTAAAACCACATTGCCTAAAGCCAAAGAATTGCGTCGCGTCATCGAACCGATGATCACTTTGGCCAAAGAGCCTACCGTTGCAAACCGCCGCTTGGCATTTGACCGCTTGCGCGATCGCGACAGCGTTGTGAAGTTGTTCAACGAATTGGGCCCACGTTTCAAGACACGTCCAGGTGGTTACACCCGTATTTTGAAAATGGGTTTCCGCGTGGGCGACAACGCACCAATGGCTTATGTTGAATTGGTAGACCGCGCAGAAGTTTCTGAGGCTTCTTCTACCGAAACAGCCGCTTAA
- a CDS encoding alpha/beta hydrolase, producing MEISRVEALSQRIVQPYAWGNAVWHVWGAGQAAEQGLEGQVADTRSNASKQPLVLLHGGSGSWTHWLRNVEHLAKIRTIWALDIPGFGDSDLPSGVSDADGLVPYVAEILANSFRGDGVDVMGFSFGAMTAGLVAAEYPNLIRQLILVGAPGLGLFSKELPMRGMTPDMDEESQRKVHRHNLNAMMFVHPDSVTDDVIDLQQANVARDRLRRRRVARTDVLAQAQTHWTCPVHGVWGVCDALYQGTLAQVPQVLSSMASFTVVPDAGHWVMFEKPDAFHAAVAPLLSR from the coding sequence ATGGAAATCAGTCGCGTCGAAGCCTTGTCACAACGCATCGTGCAACCCTATGCATGGGGTAACGCTGTATGGCACGTTTGGGGTGCTGGTCAGGCCGCTGAGCAGGGCCTAGAAGGCCAAGTCGCCGATACCAGAAGCAATGCCTCAAAGCAGCCTCTTGTGCTGCTACATGGTGGTTCTGGCAGCTGGACGCATTGGCTGCGCAATGTCGAGCACTTGGCGAAGATCCGAACAATTTGGGCATTAGACATTCCTGGGTTTGGTGACTCCGACTTGCCCAGCGGTGTGAGCGATGCCGATGGCTTAGTTCCTTACGTGGCTGAAATACTCGCGAACTCTTTTAGAGGTGATGGCGTGGATGTCATGGGCTTTTCTTTCGGCGCCATGACGGCGGGTTTGGTAGCCGCTGAATATCCCAACCTCATCCGGCAATTGATTTTGGTCGGCGCGCCTGGCTTAGGCTTATTTAGCAAAGAGTTGCCAATGCGAGGCATGACGCCTGACATGGATGAAGAGTCGCAGCGCAAGGTGCATCGCCACAACCTGAATGCCATGATGTTTGTGCATCCAGACAGCGTGACCGATGACGTGATTGACTTGCAGCAAGCCAACGTTGCACGTGACCGCTTGCGACGCAGACGCGTTGCCCGCACGGATGTACTGGCACAAGCGCAAACACACTGGACATGTCCCGTGCATGGCGTGTGGGGCGTGTGTGACGCGCTTTACCAAGGCACGTTGGCTCAAGTCCCACAGGTGTTGTCTTCGATGGCCTCATTCACGGTGGTTCCCGATGCCGGCCACTGGGTCATGTTTGAAAAACCAGACGCATTTCATGCAGCGGTGGCCCCACTACTAAGCCGCTGA
- a CDS encoding DUF1840 domain-containing protein, giving the protein MLYKFKSKATGDLIMLEPQGKHILKLIGKEPGAQGIILPREMLTAIESLNAAVAQEELAHQAAKEAAQNGNVQETGAAPAVDGPRAISLKQRVVPFIDMLRRAHAEDKEVVWGV; this is encoded by the coding sequence ATGCTGTACAAATTCAAATCAAAAGCCACGGGCGACCTCATCATGTTGGAGCCCCAAGGCAAACACATCCTCAAACTCATTGGCAAAGAGCCAGGAGCCCAAGGCATCATCTTGCCCCGCGAGATGTTGACGGCCATTGAGTCCTTGAATGCGGCTGTCGCACAAGAAGAGTTGGCACATCAAGCAGCCAAAGAGGCCGCGCAGAACGGCAACGTGCAGGAGACGGGCGCAGCCCCCGCAGTAGATGGCCCTCGCGCCATCAGCTTGAAGCAACGCGTCGTCCCCTTCATTGACATGCTGCGTCGCGCACACGCCGAAGACAAAGAGGTGGTTTGGGGTGTTTGA
- a CDS encoding serine/threonine protein kinase: protein MFDDTPKHHAYEALTPDVVLDALSDLGLEVDGRLTALSSYENRVYQAMLDNNSSVVAKFYRPERWSDAQILEEHSFAAELMADEVPLVGPLMLHDKTLHHAHGFAFSVSPRRGGRMPELDDAEVLEWIGRFIARIHNVGAQHSFVTRPTLNVSTFATESRDWLMENGIIPMDQQTEWLAVCNQAIDMAQEKFAAHPAKQIRLHGDCHPGNILWTPIDLPNGGPHFVDLDDARMGPAVQDLWMLLSGERAQRTQQLSMLLDGYEQMRELNRSELALIEPLRTLRLIHYSAWLARRKDDPAFVQHFSWFGSSDYWGGQTHMLVEQCEAMQEEPLYA, encoded by the coding sequence GTGTTTGATGACACGCCCAAGCATCATGCCTATGAAGCACTCACGCCCGATGTGGTGCTGGATGCGCTCTCTGATTTAGGGCTTGAAGTCGATGGTCGGCTCACCGCCTTGAGCTCGTATGAAAACCGCGTGTACCAAGCTATGTTGGATAACAACAGCTCGGTGGTCGCTAAGTTTTACAGGCCGGAGCGTTGGAGCGATGCTCAAATCTTGGAAGAACACAGCTTTGCTGCAGAGCTGATGGCCGACGAAGTGCCATTGGTGGGGCCACTCATGCTGCACGACAAAACCTTGCACCATGCACACGGTTTTGCATTCAGCGTCAGCCCTCGTCGTGGTGGACGCATGCCTGAGCTGGACGACGCTGAGGTGTTGGAGTGGATAGGGCGCTTCATCGCGCGCATTCACAACGTGGGCGCGCAACATAGCTTTGTCACGCGCCCCACTTTGAATGTGAGCACGTTTGCCACTGAGTCACGTGACTGGCTGATGGAAAACGGCATCATTCCCATGGACCAGCAAACTGAATGGCTGGCGGTCTGCAACCAAGCCATTGACATGGCGCAAGAGAAATTTGCAGCGCATCCTGCGAAGCAGATTCGCTTGCACGGTGACTGCCACCCCGGCAATATTTTGTGGACACCCATAGACCTGCCCAATGGCGGCCCACACTTTGTGGACTTGGACGATGCCCGCATGGGGCCTGCGGTTCAAGACTTATGGATGTTGCTCAGCGGTGAGCGTGCGCAGCGCACACAGCAGCTATCGATGTTGCTGGATGGCTATGAACAAATGCGTGAACTCAACCGCAGCGAACTCGCGTTGATCGAGCCTTTGCGCACCCTGCGTTTGATTCACTACAGCGCTTGGCTAGCAAGACGTAAAGACGATCCCGCTTTTGTGCAGCATTTCTCATGGTTTGGTAGCAGTGACTATTGGGGAGGGCAAACGCACATGCTGGTGGAGCAATGCGAAGCCATGCAAGAAGAGCCGTTGTACGCTTAA
- a CDS encoding haloacid dehalogenase type II, which translates to MDTPNPASLDDLKANTHVLAFDIFGTVVDWHGSIVREMQALYPSLDANAFALAWRAGYQPAMARVRSGELGWTRIDELHRLVLEDLLPTFGLSHLTEAERVHLNRVWHRLDAWPDSVAGLQRLKSKFTICTLSNGNIGLLTNMAKHAGLPWDCVLSAEVFRAYKPDPATYLGVASTFDLQPQQVMLCATHHDDLEAARACGLRTAYIERPLEFGASQPKDVSPQAGNDLHARDIHALADLLGC; encoded by the coding sequence ATGGACACACCTAACCCCGCGTCTCTAGACGACTTGAAGGCCAACACGCATGTGTTGGCCTTTGACATTTTTGGCACTGTGGTCGATTGGCACGGCAGTATCGTGCGCGAAATGCAAGCGCTTTACCCTTCTTTGGATGCCAACGCTTTTGCATTGGCTTGGCGTGCTGGTTATCAACCTGCGATGGCGCGTGTTCGCTCGGGCGAACTGGGCTGGACGCGCATTGATGAGCTGCATCGGTTGGTCTTGGAAGACTTGCTGCCTACGTTCGGCTTGTCGCATTTGACTGAAGCTGAGCGCGTGCACCTCAACCGCGTATGGCACCGCTTAGATGCATGGCCCGACAGTGTCGCTGGCTTGCAGCGACTTAAAAGCAAATTCACCATTTGCACACTTTCTAACGGCAACATCGGATTGCTCACCAACATGGCAAAGCATGCAGGTTTGCCGTGGGACTGCGTTTTGTCTGCCGAGGTGTTTCGTGCGTATAAGCCTGACCCTGCCACCTATCTAGGCGTCGCATCAACATTTGACTTACAGCCTCAACAAGTGATGCTTTGCGCCACTCATCATGATGACTTAGAGGCAGCGCGGGCTTGTGGTTTACGCACGGCCTACATCGAACGGCCTTTGGAGTTCGGCGCATCGCAGCCTAAAGATGTGTCACCACAAGCCGGCAACGATTTGCATGCGCGCGACATACATGCGCTGGCCGATTTACTCGGCTGTTAA